AGTGGGTGCCGCAGGTACTTTATTAACGCTGTTGATGTGTAAAGCCATGAATCGCTCTTTAAAAAATGTATTGATTGGTTCATTCGGCGGTGGCAACAAGGCAGCAGCAGCAGGGGGTTCAAAAGAGCAAGGTGCTTACAAAGAGATTTCTTTAAGCGATACAGCAATGGTAATGAGCTATGCTACAAAAGTGATGATCGTTCCCGGTTATGGTTTAGCGGTAGCACAAGCACAGCATACCTGCCACGAGTTAGAAAAAATTCTTACTGAAAAAGGAGTAGAAGTTAAATATGCTATTCACCCGGTTGCAGGTCGTATGCCTGGTCACATGAACGTATTATTAGCTGAAGCAGATGTTAGTTACGATGTATTACTGGAAATGGAACAAGCCAATGACGAATTTAAAACTACAGATGTAGTGTTGATATTAGGTGCGAATGACGTAGTAAATCCTGCGGCTAAAAATGATCCTTCATCACCTATATATGGAATGCCTATTTTAGAAGTAGAGCAGGCAAAATCTGTTATCGTTAATAAGCGTAGTATGAAACCCGGTTATGCAGGTATCGAAAATGACCTGTTCTTTCAGCCAAAAACATCCATGCTTTTCGGGGATGCTAAAAAAGTATTACAGGACTTGGTTACAGAAATTAAATCAGTTTAAAAAACTTTCAGGATAATTTTATGTAGTAGGCTGCAATACTACTATTCAACATTGTTGTGTCACTCACTTGTGCTGCATGCCTATCTTCGTCGTTTACTTTGTACATTTGATGAGTTTAATTTTAAAATAAATTAAAATGACACCAAGAACTTTTTTTACTATAGTAATTAAAATCTTAGGTATCTATATTGTACTTGAATCCTTATCAGTAATTGCACAATTTATTTCTACGTTTTTTTATTATAAGAATGATGGTGATAGAAGTTGGCAGGAAATGGCATATTCGTCGTTTGTGATCTGTTTGGTAATTGGAGTTTATTTATTGGTCCTGCGTGTTCTTGTTTTTAAAACAGATTGGGTTATTGATAAATTAAAACTTGATAAAAATTTTCCCGAAGAGAAAATTGAAATTAATTTACATCGCTCAACAGTATTAAGCATAGCCGTAATTGTTATTGGAGGATTAATTTTTATTGATGCACTTCCGCTTTTTTGCAAGCAGGTGTTTATTTATTTTCAACAAAGATCTCTTTTTAGAGAAAACTTTGTTCAACAACCAACAAATGGCTGGATAATATTTTACGGTGCAAAAGCATTTGTTGGAGCTTGTATTGTAATTTATCAGCGAACAATTGTAAATTTTATAGAATTTAAAAGAAAGAAAATATAAATCATGTTATCTCATCAGTATTCTTCTGGTTAAAACCGGAAACAACTGAACAACAAAAAGCAGAATTTAAAGCAGCGTTAGAATCTTTAAAAGGTGTTGAAACCATACAATCAATCTATATCGGAACACCTGTTCCTTCTATCAATCGCCCTGTGGTAGATACAACTTACAGCTTTTCATTATTAATTGTATTTAATGATCTGGCTGGGCATGATGTTTACCAAATACATCCTCTACACAAAGCATTCTTAGATGGCTTTAGAACATATTGGGATAAAGTGATAATCTACGACGCAGAATAACAAAGGTGATCATTATTTATCTAGCCGGGTTATTTTTATCTTTGATAAAATAACTCAGTGAACGATTTACCTATCTCTTTATTAAACTCATTAGAGAACTTACAAGGCTTCAACAAAGAGGCATTTCAAAGCGTACATCAATCCGGAGAACAGGTTACTTCTATCAGGTTCAACAATACTAAAATTCCAAATTATAAATTCCAAATCGCAGATCTGGAAACTGGAATTTGGGATCTTGAATTTTCAAAGATTCCATGGAATTCCCACGGCTATTATCTTTCGCAGCGGCCTTCCTTTACACTTGATCCATTATTTCATGCAGGGGCTTATTATGTACAGGAAGCCAGCAGTATGTTTTTGGAAGAAGTAATTAAGCAAACAGTTGATCTTTCTGCTTCAATAAAAGTATTGGACTTATGTGCAGCTCCCGGTGGCAAATCAACCTTGATACACTCTTTAATTTCAAAAGATAGTTTGCTTGTAAGTAATGAAGTAATCAAAACAAGAGTAAACATCTTATCAGAAAATATGACTAAATGGGGCGCCGCTAATGTAATTGTTACAAACAATGATCCCAAAGATTTTCAACGACTGGAAAGTTTTTTCGATATAATTGTAGTAGATGCTCCTTGCAGCGGTAGTGGTTTGTTTCGGAAAGATAATGATGCCATTACAGAATGGAGCGAAGAAAATGTAAACCTCTGCAGTCAGCGGCAGCAAAGGATTTTGGCAGATATACTCCCGGCTTTAAAAGAAAATGGCGTGCTTATTTATTCTACTTGTTCTTATTCAAAGGCAGAAGATGAAGATATTGCCAACTGGTTAACGAAAGAGCAAAAATTGATAAGTTGTAAATTATCGATAAATAATGAATGGGGAATAGTAGAAACTCAGTCTGCAGAAACCAATGCTTACGGTTATCGCTTTTATCCTGATAAAGTAAAAGGGGAAGGTTTTTTTATTGCAGCTTTCAAAAAGCAGTCTACAGAAAACCATCTCCGACAAATTAAAAATCTAAAAAACCAGGCAAAGCTATCTGCCAAAGAAATTGACACGATAAAACCATATATACAAAACGTAGATGATTATATTTTCATAAAACAATACGAAGATATTTTAGCATTACCTGCAAGCCTTGAAAATGACCTGGGTATCATACAATCGTCTCTATATATTAAAAAAGCAGGTGTAAAACTGGGTTCTATTATCCGTAACGAATTAATACCGGATCATGAACTGGCAATGAGTACACTGCTAAATAATGACTTGCCTGCCATAGAAGTCGATAAAGAAACTGCGTTGAATTATCTTCGTCGTTCAGATATAAAGCCGGACGTTGATCATAAAGGATGGCTATTGATCAGTTACCAACAGATTCCTTTGGGATGGGTAAAAGCCCTGCCCAATCGCATTAATAATTATTATCCCAAAGAGTGGCGTATTCTGAATAAGTAATACAACCGCAACCATTAAATTTCTCATATTTTTGTAAAAGAAAAACTTACAGCATGAAGCGCTTAATAATAATATTGTTTTTATTGCCATTGTTTGCAGTTGCTCAAACAACATTAAAGGTGGAAGGAACTTCGCCTAATTTGTATATTCTTCATACGGTGGTAGCAAAAGAAAATTACTATAGTATCGGGCGTTTATATAATATCAGTCCGAAAGTATTTGCACCTTATAATAATCTTACGTTAGATAAACCTTTAAACCTGGGACAAACCATTAAGATCCCTCTAAATGAAACCAACTTTTCCCAGGGAACAGCGGCAGGAGATGGAGAAGTATTGGTGCCGGTTTATCATACGATAAAAGATAAAGAAGGATTGTATCGTGTAAGCACCAATTATAATAAAGTGCCTGTTGCAACATTAAAAACATGGAATAAGTTAAACGGTGAAGTGGTTGACAACGGCACAAATTTGATCATCGGGTATTTGAAAGTAAAAAAAGACCTTTCAGCATTTGCGGCACAGGGAACTACAGCACCTGTTGCTACTGCTCCTGTAAAAAAAGAAGAAACATCAAAAGAAGTTCCGCCTACACCTAAATCTGCACCTGTTAAAGAAACAAAGAAGGACGAGGTTGTTGTAGCTCCTCAACCCAAGCCTGAGCCTAAAAAAGAGATATCTACAGAAACAGTAGTAACTACACCTGTAGTTGGAAAAGGATTTAACGGAGGCATCTTTAAAGCAGATTACAATAAGCAGGTGTCGGGCAATGATGTTGCTTCTGAAAGTGGCGCCGGCAGCATTTTTAAAAGTACCAGTGGTTGGGAAGATGGTAAATATTATTGTTTGAATAATACAGCCACTCCGGGTACCATTATTAAAATAACGAATCCTGCTAATGGAAAAAGCGTGTATGCGAAATCGTTAGATGGTATTCCTGATATTAAGCAAAATAATGGGCTGGCTGTTCTAGTCAGCAATGCAGCTGCATCTGAATTAGGAGTTGATGGTAAGTTTGATTGCAAGCTGGAATTCAGTAAATAATTATAAGCCTGTCAGCCTGCGCTTGCCAAAGAAAGGCTGATGAAAACATTTTACACAATGGAGAACTCATTTTCTGTTCTTTCTTCAATTATAAAAGAACGTAGAAGTACCAAACCTGCACAATTGAATGGCAGTGTCATTCCTGATGAACAGGTAGAAAAATTATTAGAGCTGGCAGATTGGGCACCCAATCATGGAAATACAGAACCATGGCGCTTTATAGTGTATGCAGGCGCTGCAGCAAAATCATTTTGTAAAGATCATGCTGATCTGTATAAACGTATGATACCTGCCGAAAATTTTATGCAGGGCAGTTATGATAAGATCATTGAAAATGGGAATCATGCTTCGCATATAATTGTTGCTGTTATGCAGCGTGGCAAGTTGCCAAAAATTCCTTTGTGGGAAGAAGAAGCTGCAACTGCCGCCGCGATGCAAAACATTTTGTTAGGCGCTACAGCGTTGGGTATCGCATCTTTCTGGTCAACAGGCGGCATGGTACATAATCCGGCTATGAAAGATTTTTTGCAGTTAAATGAACATGACCGTGTAATGGGTATTTTGTTTTTAGGATACAGCGATGCAGAGAATAAAGGCAAGCGTACCATTCCTTTGACAGATAAGGTGAAATGGGTGAGTTGATTTTGTTACCGGCATTTGTATTTCAATACGCCATATCTTTTTCAGATATAAATGAACAGGAAGCAAGTTATAATTAACGGTAATAATTTCGAAACTTTAGAAGAATTTTATTCTGAGATGGATAACGTATTTACTAAAGATCTTGATTGGACCACTGGACATAACTTAGACGCTTTTAACGATTTATTAAGAGGAGGTTTTGGTGTTTATGAATACAAAGAACCAATACTATTGATTTGGGAAAATTCAGCTAAAAGTAAAATAGATTTAAGCTCGTTGAAAGAAAATAAAACTATTTATGAAATCCTGTTAAGTATTATAAGCGAACATGACCATATTCAATTTATCGAAAACTGAAAGAGTTGTTTTATACAAACCGATGCCCTCTTAAAAAATCGTCTACATTCATTTTCTTTTTTCCTTCCAATTGTAATTCAGTAATATTAATATAGCCATCTGCAGCAGCAAATTGAAACGAGGTTTTATTATCTATTCTATATTTTCCCGGTTCTATGGAAGGAGTAGTTTTTTCTTTATTCGCTTTGTATATCTTCAACAGCTTGCCATCTAAATGCGTAAATGCAGCAGGATAAGGTGATAAACCCCGAATTAAATTATATACTTCATCAACCGGTTTGGTCCAATCTATCTTGCAAGTATCTGTAAATAGTTTAGGAGCGTGTTTAATTGAGTATTGAGTATTTTCTTGAGAGATTTCTTTAATTGAACTATTTGCTATTCCTTCAACAGTTTTTACTAATAATTGTGCGCCTACTTCTTTCATTTCGTCATGCAACTCACCCGCCGTTTCATCGGCACGAATAATAATTTTTTCCTGTAATAAAATATCCCCAGTATCGATCTCATGTTTTAATTTAAAGGTAGTTACTCCTGTTTCTTTTTCGCCATTAATAATTGCCCAGTTAATAGGCGCAGCACCACGATATTGAGGTAATAATGATCCATGCACATTAATAGTTCCCATTGGGGGCATATTCCAAACCACTTCCGGTAACATTCTGAATGCTACTACAATTTGCAAGTCAGCATTCAATGTTTTAAGCTGTTCTAAAAATTCAGGAGATTTTAATTTTTCAGGTTGCAAAACATTCAGACCATTCTCAACTGCATATTTTTTTACAGCGCTTTGCTGCAAGTGCATTCCACGCCCTGCGGGCTTGTCGGGAGCTGTTACAACACCAACAATATTCATTCCTGCTTTTACCAGCGCATCTAATGATGCTACAGCAAATTCAGGAGTACCCATAAATATAAGTCGCCCCCCTTTCTTTCTAAAGGGAGTATTGGAAGCATTATTCAATTCAGAAGTATTATTTAATTCGCCGTTCATGTTAGTGCTAAAAATTATTGAGCGTTGGTTTCCCCTTGGTTAGGAGGTAAAGTCCTTATACAATAAATATTTCTTACGTATTGTTTTAAATTTTTTCAAGTCAGCATCCCAGCTTTTTCTGATTTCTGCTTCTGTTTTTCCTTGCTTTACTTGTTTTGCCAGCAGATCACTGCCTGCTAATTTATTAATGAAATCATTCTTTAAAAAGAAACTATCCTTGCCCGGGAATAATTTATAAGCAGTCAACAAATATTGCAGCTGGATCTTTCCATTTACTTTTTTCAATACGTCTTCTTTTGTTCCTGATAAATTCCATCCATAACAGGTTTGATAGAAACATTTGCTGCTTTTGGCTCCTGCATTGGGTTTAGGAGTAAAGGAATATAAATATTTTGGTAAAGAAGGGTGCCCGAACAATTGAAAAGGTTTATCGGTTCCACGTCCTTCACTTAATACAGTGCCTTCAAAAAAACAGGTAGAAGGATACCAATAAATGCTTTGCATCTCTTTTAAATTAGGAGATGGATTAACAGGTAAATTATATTTACTGTTGTGATCGTAATTTTTGCATTTAATTACCAATACATGAAAAGGGGTGTCGATGGTAGGTTTTGCAGCGATGTTGTAACTGTTGATCTTATTCGCTTCGGGCGTTAACCATTTTTCTCCTGCAAGCATCATAGCATATTCTCCTATTGTCATTCCATAAACAATTGGCACAGGCTGCATGCCGATAAAACTTTTAAACTTCATATTCAATACCGGTCCATCAACATAAAACCCATTTGGATTGGGACGATCCAATATTAATAATGGCTTATGATTTTCCAATGCAGCTTCCAGTAAATATTGCAACGAAGAAATATAGGTATAGAACCGAACGCCTACATCCTGTATGTCAAAAACCAATACGTCTACGTCGTTCAGGTCGCCTGCAGTAGGCTTGGTATGATTTCCGTAAAGACTTACGATCGTTAACCCTGTTTTTGTATCGGTAGAATTAGATAGCTCTTCTCCCGCATCGGCAGTTCCTCTAAATCCGTGTTCCGGGCTAAAAATCTTTACCACAGTAATACCGCTTTTTAATAAAGTATCTACCAGGTTCGTTTGTTTTACCATGCTGGTTTGATTGGCAAAAACCCCAACCCGCTTGCCTTTTAGTAAATGAAAATACATGTCGGTACGTTCTGCACCCGGAATTATTGCCGGTTGCGCTTTTATTTGAACCACAAAAAATAATAAGGAAATTATAATGAATTTAAGGTGCCTCATTGTTCAAAGGTCAATAAAGTTTTTTTAATTCGCACAGGTAGATTTTAATTTATAAATTGCAAGCCATTTGCTTGGTTTTTGTTGAGTAAAAACAAAAAGTACAAGTGAGTGACACAACGATGCTGAAGAAAGTTTTTCAGCTGATTACAAAAAATAAAAACAAAAATTATGCAAGCAAAAAATGGCGATAATGTGAAAGTGCATTATACAGGTAAATTAGTGAACGGTGAACAATTCGATTCATCTGCAGGACGTGAGCCTTTGGCTTTTACTGTAGGTGCCGGACAAATGATCAAAGGTTTTGATGCCGCTATTCCGGGCATGAGTGTTGGAGATAAGAAAACGATCAATATTCCTGCAGAAGAAGGTTATGGCGAACGTTCAGAAGAAGCGATCATTGAATTTCCAAAAGAACATGTGCCTGCCGATATGATCCTAACTCCGGGTCAGCAACTTACTTTAACCAATCAACACGGACAACCGGTTCCGGTTGTAGTAGTGGAAGTAAAAGATGATGTGATCATTTTAGATGCGAATCATTTTTTAGCAGGAAAAGAATTGGTGTTTGATATTGAGTTGGTAGAGATCGGGTAGTTCATAATCAGAATTCCGTCAGTCTGAGCTTGTCGAAGACGAATAATATAAAAGCAGTTTATCATCTAAACTGCTTTTGTTATTTTTATACTTCCTTATTTATTTTTTATGATTGATATTAACAAAGATGACCTGACTGAACGTTTTATGCGTTATGTACAGGTAGATACGCAAAGCAATCCTGAAAGCAGCACCTATCCTACAACAGAAAAGCAAAAAGATCTTAGCAAGCTATTATGTGCTGAATTGAAGGTAATGGGCATTGCCGCAGAAACAGATGAATATGGTTACGTATATGCTACAATTCCTTCCAACAGCAATAAAGAAAATATTCCGGCTATTTGTTTTTGTGCGCATGTGGATACAGCGCCGGATTGCAGCGGTACCAATGTAAAGCCGATCCTTCATAAAAATTACAATGGTAATGATATTGTATTGCCGGATGACAATACACAGGTATTGCGTACAAGCGATTCTCCTTATTTAAAAAAGCATATTGGCAGCGATATCATTACTGCAAGTGGTACTACTTTGTTGGGTAGCGATGATAAATCGGGTGTAGCAGTGATCATGCAGGCAGCAAAATATTTTGTAGATAATACAACTGTTAAGCATGGGGATATTAAAATATTGTTTACGCCTGATGAAGAAGTAGGAAAGGGTACAGCAAAGATCGATATGAAAAAATTGGGAGCACAATTCGGGTATACTTTAGATGGTGGCGATGCCGGAAGTTTGGAAGATGAAACGTTCAGCGCTGATGCATCAACGATAACTATTAATGGAATTATTGTACACCCGGGTTGGGCAAAAGATAAATTAGTAAATGCATTAAAGATTGCCGGCGCTGTTTTGGATGCTTTACCCAAAAATGAATGGAGTCCTGAAACAACAGAAGGCAAACAAGGTTTTGTGCATCCTGTGGCTGTAAATGGTATTGCAGAAAAAGCGAGCATACAATTTATAGTAAGGGATTTTACATTAAGTGGATTGCAGCAGCACCATGCAAGATTAAAAAAAATAGCAGAAGAAGTAGTAGCAAAATATTCCGGAGCAACAATGGAATATAGTATTGCGGAACAGTACCGTAACATGAAAGAGATATTAGACCAACATCCGCAGGTGGTGGCTTATGCAGAAGAAGCCATACAGCGTACAGGCTTAACTGTTATTAAAGAAAGTATTCGTGGAGGAACAGATGGCAGCAAGTTGAGTTATATGGGCTTGCCTTGTCCGAATATTTTTGCAGGTGAACAAAACATTCACAGCAAATTAGAATGGGTAGGAGTGAATGATATGGCAAAGGCTGTTGAAACGATTGTTCGGTTAAGTATGATCTGGGAGGAGAGGAGTTGATTACAATGTTAAAAATTATTTACAACCTCAGCGAAGCATTTCGTTTAACATAGCTTTTGTTTTCCAACATATATTTTCGTTTCATTAATTGCTAATTACCTAAAAATTGCCATTTATGAAACAAAAACACCTGGCATTCATTTGCCTGCTCATCTATTCATGCAATCAACCTAAAAAAGAAAATACTTCAACATCACAAACATCTACACAACCTCCAACAACCATTATTAATAATTCAGCAGAAGCAACTGTTTTTAAGTTGATACAACCTAATGAGCCTCCACAAAAGATCACCGTTTCTGCAAAACAAAAGACAGAA
The Ferruginibacter albus DNA segment above includes these coding regions:
- a CDS encoding Dabb family protein translates to MSSVFFWLKPETTEQQKAEFKAALESLKGVETIQSIYIGTPVPSINRPVVDTTYSFSLLIVFNDLAGHDVYQIHPLHKAFLDGFRTYWDKVIIYDAE
- a CDS encoding methyltransferase RsmF C-terminal domain-like protein; this translates as MNDLPISLLNSLENLQGFNKEAFQSVHQSGEQVTSIRFNNTKIPNYKFQIADLETGIWDLEFSKIPWNSHGYYLSQRPSFTLDPLFHAGAYYVQEASSMFLEEVIKQTVDLSASIKVLDLCAAPGGKSTLIHSLISKDSLLVSNEVIKTRVNILSENMTKWGAANVIVTNNDPKDFQRLESFFDIIVVDAPCSGSGLFRKDNDAITEWSEENVNLCSQRQQRILADILPALKENGVLIYSTCSYSKAEDEDIANWLTKEQKLISCKLSINNEWGIVETQSAETNAYGYRFYPDKVKGEGFFIAAFKKQSTENHLRQIKNLKNQAKLSAKEIDTIKPYIQNVDDYIFIKQYEDILALPASLENDLGIIQSSLYIKKAGVKLGSIIRNELIPDHELAMSTLLNNDLPAIEVDKETALNYLRRSDIKPDVDHKGWLLISYQQIPLGWVKALPNRINNYYPKEWRILNK
- a CDS encoding muramidase family protein, whose translation is MKRLIIILFLLPLFAVAQTTLKVEGTSPNLYILHTVVAKENYYSIGRLYNISPKVFAPYNNLTLDKPLNLGQTIKIPLNETNFSQGTAAGDGEVLVPVYHTIKDKEGLYRVSTNYNKVPVATLKTWNKLNGEVVDNGTNLIIGYLKVKKDLSAFAAQGTTAPVATAPVKKEETSKEVPPTPKSAPVKETKKDEVVVAPQPKPEPKKEISTETVVTTPVVGKGFNGGIFKADYNKQVSGNDVASESGAGSIFKSTSGWEDGKYYCLNNTATPGTIIKITNPANGKSVYAKSLDGIPDIKQNNGLAVLVSNAAASELGVDGKFDCKLEFSK
- a CDS encoding nitroreductase family protein, with the translated sequence MKTFYTMENSFSVLSSIIKERRSTKPAQLNGSVIPDEQVEKLLELADWAPNHGNTEPWRFIVYAGAAAKSFCKDHADLYKRMIPAENFMQGSYDKIIENGNHASHIIVAVMQRGKLPKIPLWEEEAATAAAMQNILLGATALGIASFWSTGGMVHNPAMKDFLQLNEHDRVMGILFLGYSDAENKGKRTIPLTDKVKWVS
- a CDS encoding barstar family protein produces the protein MNRKQVIINGNNFETLEEFYSEMDNVFTKDLDWTTGHNLDAFNDLLRGGFGVYEYKEPILLIWENSAKSKIDLSSLKENKTIYEILLSIISEHDHIQFIEN
- the fmt gene encoding methionyl-tRNA formyltransferase, whose product is MNGELNNTSELNNASNTPFRKKGGRLIFMGTPEFAVASLDALVKAGMNIVGVVTAPDKPAGRGMHLQQSAVKKYAVENGLNVLQPEKLKSPEFLEQLKTLNADLQIVVAFRMLPEVVWNMPPMGTINVHGSLLPQYRGAAPINWAIINGEKETGVTTFKLKHEIDTGDILLQEKIIIRADETAGELHDEMKEVGAQLLVKTVEGIANSSIKEISQENTQYSIKHAPKLFTDTCKIDWTKPVDEVYNLIRGLSPYPAAFTHLDGKLLKIYKANKEKTTPSIEPGKYRIDNKTSFQFAAADGYINITELQLEGKKKMNVDDFLRGHRFV
- a CDS encoding exo-beta-N-acetylmuramidase NamZ family protein, which translates into the protein MVQIKAQPAIIPGAERTDMYFHLLKGKRVGVFANQTSMVKQTNLVDTLLKSGITVVKIFSPEHGFRGTADAGEELSNSTDTKTGLTIVSLYGNHTKPTAGDLNDVDVLVFDIQDVGVRFYTYISSLQYLLEAALENHKPLLILDRPNPNGFYVDGPVLNMKFKSFIGMQPVPIVYGMTIGEYAMMLAGEKWLTPEANKINSYNIAAKPTIDTPFHVLVIKCKNYDHNSKYNLPVNPSPNLKEMQSIYWYPSTCFFEGTVLSEGRGTDKPFQLFGHPSLPKYLYSFTPKPNAGAKSSKCFYQTCYGWNLSGTKEDVLKKVNGKIQLQYLLTAYKLFPGKDSFFLKNDFINKLAGSDLLAKQVKQGKTEAEIRKSWDADLKKFKTIRKKYLLYKDFTS
- a CDS encoding FKBP-type peptidyl-prolyl cis-trans isomerase; the protein is MQAKNGDNVKVHYTGKLVNGEQFDSSAGREPLAFTVGAGQMIKGFDAAIPGMSVGDKKTINIPAEEGYGERSEEAIIEFPKEHVPADMILTPGQQLTLTNQHGQPVPVVVVEVKDDVIILDANHFLAGKELVFDIELVEIG
- the pepT gene encoding peptidase T; this translates as MIDINKDDLTERFMRYVQVDTQSNPESSTYPTTEKQKDLSKLLCAELKVMGIAAETDEYGYVYATIPSNSNKENIPAICFCAHVDTAPDCSGTNVKPILHKNYNGNDIVLPDDNTQVLRTSDSPYLKKHIGSDIITASGTTLLGSDDKSGVAVIMQAAKYFVDNTTVKHGDIKILFTPDEEVGKGTAKIDMKKLGAQFGYTLDGGDAGSLEDETFSADASTITINGIIVHPGWAKDKLVNALKIAGAVLDALPKNEWSPETTEGKQGFVHPVAVNGIAEKASIQFIVRDFTLSGLQQHHARLKKIAEEVVAKYSGATMEYSIAEQYRNMKEILDQHPQVVAYAEEAIQRTGLTVIKESIRGGTDGSKLSYMGLPCPNIFAGEQNIHSKLEWVGVNDMAKAVETIVRLSMIWEERS